In Brienomyrus brachyistius isolate T26 chromosome 25, BBRACH_0.4, whole genome shotgun sequence, a single window of DNA contains:
- the LOC125720770 gene encoding uncharacterized protein DDB_G0290685-like isoform X1, whose amino-acid sequence MFSTCVFKTDLFAECCKMKTAFVFIVILGATFAIPGRGDSDGEDVELGGKVGSEDSGQIWNERKDSDGDASDSDGDASDSNGDASDSNGDASEGGISDEDESNETESEEDEKAKDKAADEGRNNIHVEEEETEEKINGREVESNDEADEENDTEGTDEDGDDNEMGEKRRENGADANRNETEEDNDGVEDTTKVQENVEDTNMTGDCQVTGQDGQGGNSDTDGGDSDMDGGDSDGEERQGSEGDGDSGETRDEDGDEESEEAERNLEVDLEGEGAEDSVGLEANDDGETVVEDRGGITPVDGEDTEEDGEDEDGEVNPEDQDDAETGEDENEDGEDGNTEGVNEGEKSEESSEEEEGDSEDAGE is encoded by the exons ATGTTTTCTACATGCGTTTTCAAAACGGATCTATTTGCAGAGTGCTGTAAAATGAAGACTGCTTTTGTGTTCATCGTCATCTTAGGCGCGACCTTTGCCATACCA GGCCGAGGCGATTCTGATGGAGAAGACGTAGAACTTGGCGGCAAAGTGGGAAGTGAAGATAGTGGACAGATATGGAATGAGAGAAAGGACAGTGATGGGGATGCCAGTGACAGTGATGGGGATGCCAGTGACAGTAATGGGGATGCCAGTGACAGTAATGGGGATGCCAGTGAAGGTGGAATCAGTGATGAGGATGAGAGTAATGAAACTGAGAGTGAGGAGGATGAAAAAGCAAAAGACAAAGCGGCAGATGAAGGCAGGAATAACATCCATGTAGAGGaggaagagactgaggagaAGATAAATGGCAGGGAGGTGGAGAGCAATGATGAAGCAGATGAGGAAAATGACACAGAAGGAACTGATGAAGATGGAGATGATAATGAAATGGGTGAAAAGCGTCGAGAAAACGGTGCCGACGCAAACAGAAATGAAACAGAGGAAGATAATGATGGTGTAGAAGATACTACCAAGGTTCAGGAGAACGTGGAGGACACGAACATGACTGGAGACTGCCAAGTGACAGGACAGGACGGGCAAGGTGGGAACAGTGACACGGATGGTGGAGACAGTGACATGGATGGTGGAGACAGTGATGGGGAAGAGAGACAGGGAAGTGAAGGAGATGGAGACAGTGGAGAGACTAGGGATGAAGATGGAGACGAGGAAAGTGAGGAAGCGGAGAGGAATCTTGAGGTTGACCTTGAAGGTGAAGGGGCTGAGGACAGTGTTGGCCTGGAAGCCAATGATGATGGAGAGACTGTTGTGGAAGACAGAGGGGGAATCACTCCTGTTGATGGTGAAGACACAGAGGAAGACGGTGAAGATGAAGACGGCGAAGTGAACCCTGAAGACCAAGATGATGCGGAGACAGGGGAAGATGAAAACGAAGACGGTGAAGATGGAAACACTGAGGGAGTAAATGAGGGTGAGAAGAGTGAGGAGAgcagtgaggaagaggagggtgaTTCTGAAGATGCGGGGGAGTAG
- the tnip2 gene encoding TNFAIP3-interacting protein 2 isoform X1, with product MSDRSSVCVDPVCPRADPAMENVQMENEVLRTKAQSFNTITTLFHESRREVGVLTHQMRQKNGLIADLKARLARYEGASMRLDGEEPVVFGPSKSLIDTLFEKISMLKQKLKDTERQAAQQSETSKLEMERLRQQVTALEQEMGRLMRQPEHEKDLEIQRLQRALTEQDKAQATRTVLYNSLAEEADQLRSQLGTTVRVCQELLRRMESNNEPIDSADNKTHALQGRKFTDLAAAQQFTPLELKLQEENEVLKQRVVYVQNLNAKWQKYDSSREEYVKGLCQKLKEVSSQATLGLVPPNVGLLQQEIGRLNKQLQQKMDDCDRLSRELVESKRTDRERIQILEQQAVTYEDDFKSERADRERAQSRIQDLQEKISHFEQQLRQQDSLNRSSTWRAGQGSGSTQGATQAEWSSLTMLQCPHCFSMFDSEHTAEYWRHCDECGRL from the exons ATGTCAGATCGGAGCAGCGTCTGCGTGGATCCTGTGTGTCCCCGGGCGGACCCGGCGATGGAAAACGTCCAGATGGAGAACGAGGTGCTGAGAACCAAAGCTCAAAGCTTCAACACTATCACCACGCTGTTCCACGAATCGCGCCGGGAGGTCGGCGTACTGACGCACCAGATGCGCCAAAAGAACGGCCTCATAGCCGATCTCAAAGCCAGACTGGCCAGATACGAGGGCGCCAGCATGCGGCTGGACGGAGAGGAGCCCGTCGTCTTTGGGCCGTCTAAATCTTTGATAGACACCCTATTTGAAAAGATCTCAATGTTGAAACAAAAACTGAAAGATACTGAAAGACAGGCGGCCCAGCAGTCGGAGACGAGCAAACTA GAGATGGAGAGATTGCGGCAGCAGGTAACCGCCCTGGAGCAGGAGATGGGCCGGCTGATGCGGCAGCCCGAGCATGAAAAGGACCTGGAAATCCAGCGTTTGCAGCGGGCGCTTACGGAGCAGGACAAGGCGCAGGCTACCAGGACCGTGCTGTACAACTCGCTGGCCGAGGAAGCAGATCAGCTCCGCTCTCAGCTCGGGACCACGGTGCGGGTGTGCCAGGAGCTGCTCCGGCGTATGGAGAGCAACAACGAGCCCATTGACTCAGCTGACAACAAGACGCATGCGCTGCAAGGCAGAAAG TTTACAGATCTGGCGGCTGCACAGCAGTTCACTCCACTagagttgaaacttcaagaggAGAATGAAGTGTTAAAACAACGCGTGGTCTAT GTACAGAACCTGAACGCCAAGTGGCAGAAATACGACTCAAGCCGGGAGGAGTATGTCAAGGGCCTGtgtcagaagctgaaggagGTCTCCTCGCAGGCCACCTTGGGCTTGGTGCCGCCCAACGTGGGGCTGCTCCAGCAGGAGATTGGGAGACTGAACAAGCAGCTGCAGCAGAAGATGGACGACTGTGACAGACTGAGTAGAGAGCTGGTGGAGTCCAAGCGAACGGACAGGGAGCGCATCCAGATATTGGAGCAGCAG GCGGTCACCTACGAGGACGACTTCAAGTCCGAGCGGGCCGATCGCGAGCGGGCACAGAGTCGGATTCAGGACCTGCAGGAGAAGATCAGCCACTTCGAGCAGCAGCTCCGTCAGCAG GATTCCCTGAACCGGTCATCCACCTGGAGAGCAGGGCAGGGCAGCGGCTCGACACAGGGGGCCACACAGGCCGAGTGGTCGAGTCTCACTATGCTGCAGTGTCCCCACTGTTTCTCCATGTTTGATAGCGAGCACACAGCTGAATACTGGAGACACTGTGATGAGTGCGGCCGCTTGTGA
- the tnip2 gene encoding TNFAIP3-interacting protein 2 isoform X2 — translation MSDRSSVCVDPVCPRADPAMENVQMENEEMERLRQQVTALEQEMGRLMRQPEHEKDLEIQRLQRALTEQDKAQATRTVLYNSLAEEADQLRSQLGTTVRVCQELLRRMESNNEPIDSADNKTHALQGRKFTDLAAAQQFTPLELKLQEENEVLKQRVVYVQNLNAKWQKYDSSREEYVKGLCQKLKEVSSQATLGLVPPNVGLLQQEIGRLNKQLQQKMDDCDRLSRELVESKRTDRERIQILEQQAVTYEDDFKSERADRERAQSRIQDLQEKISHFEQQLRQQDSLNRSSTWRAGQGSGSTQGATQAEWSSLTMLQCPHCFSMFDSEHTAEYWRHCDECGRL, via the exons ATGTCAGATCGGAGCAGCGTCTGCGTGGATCCTGTGTGTCCCCGGGCGGACCCGGCGATGGAAAACGTCCAGATGGAGAACGAG GAGATGGAGAGATTGCGGCAGCAGGTAACCGCCCTGGAGCAGGAGATGGGCCGGCTGATGCGGCAGCCCGAGCATGAAAAGGACCTGGAAATCCAGCGTTTGCAGCGGGCGCTTACGGAGCAGGACAAGGCGCAGGCTACCAGGACCGTGCTGTACAACTCGCTGGCCGAGGAAGCAGATCAGCTCCGCTCTCAGCTCGGGACCACGGTGCGGGTGTGCCAGGAGCTGCTCCGGCGTATGGAGAGCAACAACGAGCCCATTGACTCAGCTGACAACAAGACGCATGCGCTGCAAGGCAGAAAG TTTACAGATCTGGCGGCTGCACAGCAGTTCACTCCACTagagttgaaacttcaagaggAGAATGAAGTGTTAAAACAACGCGTGGTCTAT GTACAGAACCTGAACGCCAAGTGGCAGAAATACGACTCAAGCCGGGAGGAGTATGTCAAGGGCCTGtgtcagaagctgaaggagGTCTCCTCGCAGGCCACCTTGGGCTTGGTGCCGCCCAACGTGGGGCTGCTCCAGCAGGAGATTGGGAGACTGAACAAGCAGCTGCAGCAGAAGATGGACGACTGTGACAGACTGAGTAGAGAGCTGGTGGAGTCCAAGCGAACGGACAGGGAGCGCATCCAGATATTGGAGCAGCAG GCGGTCACCTACGAGGACGACTTCAAGTCCGAGCGGGCCGATCGCGAGCGGGCACAGAGTCGGATTCAGGACCTGCAGGAGAAGATCAGCCACTTCGAGCAGCAGCTCCGTCAGCAG GATTCCCTGAACCGGTCATCCACCTGGAGAGCAGGGCAGGGCAGCGGCTCGACACAGGGGGCCACACAGGCCGAGTGGTCGAGTCTCACTATGCTGCAGTGTCCCCACTGTTTCTCCATGTTTGATAGCGAGCACACAGCTGAATACTGGAGACACTGTGATGAGTGCGGCCGCTTGTGA
- the LOC125720770 gene encoding uncharacterized protein DDB_G0290685-like isoform X2: protein MKTAFVFIVILGATFAIPGRGDSDGEDVELGGKVGSEDSGQIWNERKDSDGDASDSDGDASDSNGDASDSNGDASEGGISDEDESNETESEEDEKAKDKAADEGRNNIHVEEEETEEKINGREVESNDEADEENDTEGTDEDGDDNEMGEKRRENGADANRNETEEDNDGVEDTTKVQENVEDTNMTGDCQVTGQDGQGGNSDTDGGDSDMDGGDSDGEERQGSEGDGDSGETRDEDGDEESEEAERNLEVDLEGEGAEDSVGLEANDDGETVVEDRGGITPVDGEDTEEDGEDEDGEVNPEDQDDAETGEDENEDGEDGNTEGVNEGEKSEESSEEEEGDSEDAGE from the exons ATGAAGACTGCTTTTGTGTTCATCGTCATCTTAGGCGCGACCTTTGCCATACCA GGCCGAGGCGATTCTGATGGAGAAGACGTAGAACTTGGCGGCAAAGTGGGAAGTGAAGATAGTGGACAGATATGGAATGAGAGAAAGGACAGTGATGGGGATGCCAGTGACAGTGATGGGGATGCCAGTGACAGTAATGGGGATGCCAGTGACAGTAATGGGGATGCCAGTGAAGGTGGAATCAGTGATGAGGATGAGAGTAATGAAACTGAGAGTGAGGAGGATGAAAAAGCAAAAGACAAAGCGGCAGATGAAGGCAGGAATAACATCCATGTAGAGGaggaagagactgaggagaAGATAAATGGCAGGGAGGTGGAGAGCAATGATGAAGCAGATGAGGAAAATGACACAGAAGGAACTGATGAAGATGGAGATGATAATGAAATGGGTGAAAAGCGTCGAGAAAACGGTGCCGACGCAAACAGAAATGAAACAGAGGAAGATAATGATGGTGTAGAAGATACTACCAAGGTTCAGGAGAACGTGGAGGACACGAACATGACTGGAGACTGCCAAGTGACAGGACAGGACGGGCAAGGTGGGAACAGTGACACGGATGGTGGAGACAGTGACATGGATGGTGGAGACAGTGATGGGGAAGAGAGACAGGGAAGTGAAGGAGATGGAGACAGTGGAGAGACTAGGGATGAAGATGGAGACGAGGAAAGTGAGGAAGCGGAGAGGAATCTTGAGGTTGACCTTGAAGGTGAAGGGGCTGAGGACAGTGTTGGCCTGGAAGCCAATGATGATGGAGAGACTGTTGTGGAAGACAGAGGGGGAATCACTCCTGTTGATGGTGAAGACACAGAGGAAGACGGTGAAGATGAAGACGGCGAAGTGAACCCTGAAGACCAAGATGATGCGGAGACAGGGGAAGATGAAAACGAAGACGGTGAAGATGGAAACACTGAGGGAGTAAATGAGGGTGAGAAGAGTGAGGAGAgcagtgaggaagaggagggtgaTTCTGAAGATGCGGGGGAGTAG